One Capricornis sumatraensis isolate serow.1 chromosome 8, serow.2, whole genome shotgun sequence genomic region harbors:
- the KRT19 gene encoding keratin, type I cytoskeletal 19, whose product MTSYSYRQSSSTSSFGGMGGGSVRFGAGGAFRAPSIHGGSGGRGVSVSSARFVSSSSGGYGGGYAGALATSDGLLAGNEKLTMQNLNDRLASYLEKVRALEEANGDLEMKIRDWYQKQGPGPARDYSHYFKTIEDLRDQILGATIENSKIVLQIDNARLAADDFRTKFETEQALRLSVETDINGLRRVLDELTLARTDLEMQIEGLKEELAYLKKNHEEEISMLKGQVGGQVSVEVDSAPGIDLAKILSDMRSQYEVMAEKNRKDAEAWFTSKTEELNREVAGHTEQLQISKTEVTDLRRTLQGLEIELQSQLSMKAALEGTLEETEARFGAQLAQIQALISGIEAQLSDVRADTERQNQEYQHLMDIKTRLEQEIATYRNLLEGQDAYYNDLSLAKAL is encoded by the exons ATGACTTCCTACAGCTATCGCCAGTCCTCGTCCACCTCGTCCTTCGGGGGTATGGGCGGCGGCTCCGTGCGCTTCGGGGCTGGAGGCGCCTTCCGCGCGCCCAGCATCCATGGGGGCTCAGGTGGCCGCGGCGTGTCCGTGTCCTCCGCCCGCTTCGTGTCCTCGTCCTCCGGGGGCTACGGCGGCGGCTATGCGGGCGCCCTGGCCACGTCCGACGGGCTGCTGGCGGGCAACGAGAAGCTCACCATGCAGAACCTCAACGACCGCCTGGCCTCCTACCTGGAGAAGGTGCGCGCCCTGGAGGAGGCCAACGGCGACCTGGAGATGAAGATCCGCGACTGGTACCAGAAGCAGGGGCCCGGGCCCGCCCGCGACTACAGCCACTACTTCAAGACCATCGAGGACCTGCGGGACCAG ATTCTCGGTGCCACCATTGAGAACTCCAAAATAGTCCTGCAGATCGACAATGCCCGTCTGGCTGCAGATGACTTCCGTACCAA GTTTGAGACGGAGCAAGCTTTGCGCCTGAGCGTGGAGACTGACATCAATGGCCTGCGCCGGGTGCTGGATGAGCTGACCCTGGCCAGGACTGACCTGGAGATGCAGATTGAAGGCCTGAAGGAGGAGCTGGCCTACCTGAAGAAGAACCACGAGGAG GAAATCAGTATGCTGAAGGGCCAGGTGGGTGGCCAGGTCAGTGTGGAGGTGGATTCTGCTCCGGGCATCGACCTAGCCAAGATCCTGAGTGACATGAGAAGCCAATATGAGGTCATGGCTGAGAAGAACCGGAAGGATGCTGAGGCCTGGTTCACCAGCAAG ACTGAGGAGCTGAACAGGGAGGTCGCTGGCCACACGGAGCAGCTGCAGATCAGCAAGACGGAGGTCACTGACCTGCGGCGCACCCTCCAGGGTCTGGAGATTGAGCTGCAGTCTCAGCTCAGCATG AAAGCTGCCCTGGAAGGCACACTGGAAGAGACAGAGGCTCGCTTCGGAGCCCAGCTGGCGCAGATCCAGGCGCTGATCAGTGGTATCGAGGCCCAGCTGAGTGATGTGCGAGCTGACACCGAGCGGCAGAACCAGGAGTACCAACACCTCATGGACATCAAGACCCGGCTGGAGCAGGAGATTGCCACCTACCGAAACCTGCTGGAGGGCCAGGATGCCTACTACAACGACCTGTCCCTTGCGAAGGCCCTCTGA
- the KRT15 gene encoding keratin, type I cytoskeletal 15, producing the protein MATTLLQTSSSTFGGGSTRGGSLLAGGGGFGGGSLYGGGGSRTISASSARFVSSGSAGGYGGGFGGGPGSGYGGGFGGGFGGGFGSGFGDFGGGDGGLLSGNEKITMQNLNDRLASYLEKVRALEEANADLEVKIRDWYQRQSPTSPERDYSPYFKTTYELRDKILAAAIDNSRVILEIDNARLAADDFRLKYENEMALRQSVEADINGLRRVLDELTLTKTDLEMQIESLNEELAYLKKNHEEEMKEFSNQLAGQVNVEMDAAPGVDLTRVLSEMREQYEAMAEKNRRDAEAWFFSKTEELNKEVASNTEMIQTSKSEITDLRRTIQGLEIELQSQLSMKAGLESTLAETECRYAAQLQQIQGLISSIEAQLSELRSEMEAQNQEYKMLLDIKTRLEQEIATYRSLLEGQDARMAGIGTREASLGGGGGGKVRINVEESVDGKVVSSRKREI; encoded by the exons ATGGCCACCACGCTTTTGCAGACTTCTTCCTCCACTTTTGGGGGTGGCTCTACACGAGGGGGTTCCCTTCTGGCTGGGGGAGGAGGCTTTGGTGGGGGGAGTCTCTATGGGGGTGGTGGGAGCCGCACTATCTCAGCTTCTTCTGCCAGGTTTGTCTCCTCGGGGTCAGCAGGGGGCTATGGGGGTGGCTTTGGTGGAGGGCCCGGTAGTGGTTATGGGGGTGGCTTCGGAGGTGGCTTTGGTGGGGGTTTTGGCAGTGGCTTTGGTGACTTCGGTGGTGGAGATGGCGGCCTCCTCTCCGGCAACGAGAAGATCACCATGCAGAATCTCAACGACCGCTTGGCCTCCTACCTAGAGAAGGTGCGTGCGCTGGAGGAGGCCAACGCCGACCTGGAGGTGAAGATCCGAGACTGGTACCAGAGACAGAGCCCGACCAGCCCGGAGCGTGACTACAGCCCCTACTTCAAGACCACTTATGAACTCCGCGACAAG ATCCTGGCGGCTGCCATCGACAACTCTCGGGTCATTCTGGAGATTGACAATGCCAGGCTGGCTGCGGACGACTTCAGACTCAA gTATGAGAACGAGATGGCCCTGCGCCAGAGCGTGGAGGCCGACATCAACGGCCTGCGCAGGGTGCTGGACGAGCTGACCCTGACCAAGACCGACCTGGAGATGCAGATCGAGAGCCTGAACGAGGAGCTGGCCTACCTGAAGAAGAACCATGAGGAG GAGATGAAGGAGTTCAGCAACCAGCTGGCTGGCCAGGTCAACGTGGAGATGGACGCAGCACCAGGCGTGGACCTGACCCGCGTGCTGTCAGAAATGAGGGAGCAGTACGAGGCCATGGCGGAGAAGAACCGCCGGGATGCCGAGGCCTGGTTCTTTAGCAAG acagaggagctgaaTAAGGAGGTGGCCTCCAACACAGAGATGATCCAGACCAGCAAGTCGGAGATCACAGACCTGAGACGCACGATACAGGGGCTGGAGATCGAGCTGCAGTCCCAGCTCAGCATG AAAGCCGGGCTGGAGAGCACGCTGGCAGAGACGGAGTGCCGCTATGCCGCGCAGCTGCAGCAGATCCAGGGCCTCATCAGCAGCATCGAGGCCCAGCTGAGCGAGCTCCGCAGTGAGATGGAGGCGCAGAACCAGGAGTACAAGATGCTGCTGGACATCAAGACGCGACTGGAACAGGAGATCGCCACCTACCGCAGCCTGCTGGAGGGCCAGGATgccag GATGGCTGGCATTGGTACCAGAGAAG CCTCCCTGGGAGGTGGCGGTGGCGGCAAGGTCCGCATCAACGTTGAGGAGTCTGTGGACGGGAAGGTGGTTTCttccagaaagagagaaatctAA